The DNA sequence TTAATAGAGGAGATTTGCATGACGAAGACCGTCGCTGATGTGATGAAGTTAGTTAAAGAGAAAGAAATTACTTTCGTTGATTTCCGCTTTGTGGATACAAAGGGTAAAGAACAACACACGACAGTTCCTATCTCTGCTTTTGACGAAGACAAATTTGAGAGCGGTCATGCATTTGACGGTTCTTCTATTGCTGGTTGGAAGGGTATTGAGGCATCAGACATGTTGCTCAAACCAGATCCAACAGCCGCTTATATCGACCCATTCTATGAAGAGCCAACTTTAGTGTTGACTTGTGACGTGATCGAGCCAGCTGATGGCAAAGGTTACGACCGTGATCCACGTTCTATTGCTAAGCGCGCTGAAGCGTATTTGAAGAGCACTGGCTTGGGCGACACAGCTTACTTTGGTCCAGAGCCAGAGTTCTTTATTTTTGACGGCGTTCGTTGGGGTGCTGACATGAAGGGCTGCTTCGTGAAGATTGATTCCGAAGAGGCTCCATGGTCTTCATCAAAAGAAATCGAAGGCGGCAACACTGGTCACCGCCCAGGTAAAAAAGGCGGCTACTTCCCAGTTGCTCCTGTAGATACATTCCAAGACATGCGCTCTGAAATGTGTTTGATTCTTGAATCATTGGGTATTCCAGTCGAAGTGCATCACCATGAAGTTGCTGGCCAAGGTCAAAACGAATTGGGTACTAAGTTCAGCACATTGGTTCAACGTGCTGACTGGACTATCTGGCAGAAGTATGTTGTTCAAAACGTAGCTCACGCTTACGGCAAGACAGCAACATTTATGCCTAAGCCAGTAGTTGGCGATAACGGTTCTGGTATGCACGTTCACCAATCTATTTGGAAAAACGGTGAGAACTTGTTTGCTGGTAACGGCTACGCTGGTTTGTCAGAATTCGCATTGTTCTACATTGGCGGCATCATCAAGCACGCTAAGGCATTGAACGCGATTACTAACCCAGGTACAAACTCATACAAACGTTTGGTACCAGGCTTTGAGGCTCCGGTGAAGTTAGCTTACTCAGCACGTAACCGTTCTGCTTCTATCCGTATTCCACACGTTCCAAGTCCAAAGGGTCGTCGTATTGAAACTCGTTTCCCAGATCCATTGGCTAACCCATACCTCTGCTTCTCTGCATTGATGATGGCTGGTTTGGATGGCGTTCAAAACAAGATTCATCCAGGCGAAGCTGCTGACAAGAACTTGTATGACTTGCCACCAGAAGAAGATGCAAAGATCCCAACCGTTTGCGCGAGCTTGGAAGAGGCATTGGAAGCATTGAAGAAAGATCACGAGTTCTTGACTCGCGGTGGTGTATTCACTGAGTCCATGATTGATGCGTATATCAATTTGAAGATGGAAGATGTCACACGTTTCCGTATGACTACTCATCCTATCGAATTTGATATGTACTACTCCCTGTAAGCGAAGGAGAGAACTTGAGCGCAGGTCTGTTGCGCAATTCGTTCAAGGGAGCAGCTTCGGCTGCTCCTTTTTTTCCGACATTGCTTGATCAGATGCCCAATGCCATCGTGGTATTTGAGGCTGAGACCCAACAATTGGTGTATGTGAACCCAGCTGCTGAGTCAGCTCTAGACCTTTCACGTAAATCACTTGAGGGTCAGTCTGTGCACAATTTATTTGGCGATAACGAAGCATTAAGAGTCATGATTGGTGAAGTGAAGCAAGGACATGTCCTAGCGCAGCGCCAAGAAATGATCTTGCATTCCTTGCCTGGCAGTATTCATCAAGATTCCATTCCGGCACACGTTGTAATAGCCGCTTTGGAGGATCCCGCCCTCATCATGATGGAGTGGTTTCCGATTGATCAGCAGTTGCGTAGTGAGCGCGATGAACGCGTAACGCAGCAGGTTGAGGCAAACAAACAGTTGATGCGCAATTTAGCGCATGAGATTAAAAACCCATTGGGTGGAATTCGTGGGGCAGCTCAGTTGCTTGAGTTTGAGCTACCGGATAAAGGTTTGCGAGAGTACACGCAAGTCATTATTAAAGAATCAGATCGCCTACAGACTCTGGTGGACCGACTTTTAGCGCCTCATCGCAAGGCGCATGTCATGGAGTCTTTTAATGTGCACGAAGCTTTGGAGCGCGTACGTAGTTTAGTTTTGGCTGAGTTTCCAAAGGGGCTCAAAATTATTCGTAATTACGATACGAGTCTGCCAGATGTATTGGGAGACCGAGAGCAGCTGATTCAGGCAACACTCAATATTGTTCACAACGCAGCACAAGCTCTTTCCGAAGAGATTCAAAGTGGTGTTGCGCAAATCGAACTTAAGACCCGTGTGGCACGTTCAGTGACAATTGCTAAGCATCGCTATAAGTTGGCGATGGATCTGCATGTGATTGATAACGGTCCGGGCATTCCAGAGGAGATTATTGAACGCATCTTCTTCCCGCTGGTTTCGGGTAGAGAGGGTGGCAGTGGCCTTGGTCTCACTTTGGCACAAACCTTTGTTCAGCAGCATCAGGGCTTTATTTCTTGTAATAGCCGCCCTGGCCGCACCGATTTTCATATTCAAATTCCATACCGTAGGCAGGAGAAAGCATCATGAAACCAATTTGGATCGTCGACGATGATCAATCCATTCGTTGGGTCTTAGAAAAGGCATTATCGCGTGAGAATATTCCGCATAAGAGTTTCTCCAATCCAAATGATGTTCTCAATGCTTTGGAAAAAGAATCTCCTCAGGTGCTTATTTCAGATATCCGGATGCCACGCGGTAATGGCTTGGATCTATTGCAGCATGTGAAGGCTAGCCATCCGAATTTACCTGTGATCATCATGACGGCTTATTCAGATTTGGATTCAGCTGTATCTTCATTTCAAGGCGGTGCATTTGAGTACCTCACCAAACCATTTGACGTTGAAAAAGCCGTTGAATTGATCCATCGCGCAGTAGAGCAGGGTATTCGCAATGACTCTGGCTCTAAAGAATTAACCGCATGGCGCCAAGATGCGACTGAAATCATTGGTCAAGCCCCAGCCATGCAAGAAATCTTCCGTGCGATTGGTCGTTTGGCTCAATCAAATGCAACAGTCCTCATTACTGGCGAGTCTGGTACTGGTAAAGAGTTGGTAGCTCATGCATTGCACAAGCACAGCCCTTGCGCTAAAGGTCCATTTGTCTCTTTGAGTACATCAGCTGTACCAAAAGATTTGTTGGAGTCTGAGTTGTTTGGCCATGAGCGTGGTGCTTTTCCTGGTGCGCAAACACTCCGTCGCGGTCGCTTTGAACAAGCGGATGGAGGCACTCTGTTTTTAGGTGAGGTAGCCGATCTTCCATTTGACTTGCAAACCCGTTTACTGCGAGTTTTGTCGGATGGCCATTTTTATCGTATCGGTGGTCAAGATCCGATTAAGGCCAATGTACGCGTTATCGCATCTACCCATCAGAACCTAGATGCTCGTGTAGCAGCAGGGCTCTTCCGTGAAGACTTATTACATCGCCTGAATGTCATTCGTTTGCGCATGCCTTCATTGCGTGAGCGTAACGAAGATATTCCAATGTTGGCTCGGCATTTCATGCTCAGTTGCGCTAAGTCTTTAGGAGTTGATCCTAAAAAGCTATCTGATGAAGTATTAAAAGAAATCAGCGCAATGCCATTTCCAGGCAACGTGCGCCAATTAGAGAACTTGTGTCATTGGCTAACGGTAATGACGCCTGCCAATGTGATTGGCGTAAGCGATCTGCCTGCCGATATCGTTGCAGAGGCTAGCGAGCAACCCGTGATTCTTCATGGTGAGTCCTCGCCAAGTAATCCCGCTACGACTAAAGTTACTTCAGGTGATTGGGAGAGTGGCTTAGGACGTCTTGCTGTGAAGATGCTGCAAGATGGCGATAAGGAAGTCTTTGATGCTCTCACTGCACGCTTTGAAAAGGCGGTATTACAAGCTGCGCTTGAAGTCACGCGCGGCAGAAGAGTGGAGGCCGCTCAACGTCTAGGTATTGGACGCAATACGATTACCCGTAAGTTGCAAGAGCTGGGAATCGATGACTGATTCAGTTCGCATAGCCGCATGGAATGTGAACTCATTAAAGGTTCGCCTCCCACAAGTCCTGCGTTGGTTGCAGGATCAGGAAAAAAAGCAGCACCCTATTGATGCATTGTGTTTGCAGGAGCTCAAGCTCACAGATGATAAGTACCCGCATCAAGAGCTTGAGGATGCTGGCTACTTAAGTCTGGCTGCAGGCCAAAAGACCTATAACGGTGTGGCGATCATTGTGCGCAAGGCAGCCTTAGCGCCGATTGCATCTGATGTAGCAACCAGCTTTCTAAAACCCACTAGAAACATTCCAAACCATGTAGATGAGCAGCAGAGAATCTTAGCTGCCACCATTCCCTTTGCGGGAACCCAGCCAATGAGGTTAGTTTCTGCATATTTTCCAAATGGGCAATCACCCGATAGCGATAAATTCGTATATAAGCTGAGTTGGCTTAAAGCATTGCAAACTTGGTTAGGCGAAGAGCTCCAGCAGAACTCACGTTTAGCGTTGTTAGGGGACTTCAATATTGCACCTACCGATTCGGATGTGCATGATCCCTCTAAGTGGATCGGGCAGAACCTGGTTTCTCCAGAGGAGCGTCAAGCTTTCCAACAGTTGGTTCAATTGGGATTAACAGACTCTTTCAGAATGTTTGAGCAGCCACCAAAAACCTTTAGTTGGTGGGACTATCGCATGATGGGTTTCAGAAGAAATGCCGGCATGCGTATCGATCACATCCTTCTCAGTGAAGCGCTTCAAGAAAAATGCACTGCTAGCGTGATCGATAAAGAGCCCAGAACCTGGGAGCAGCCTTCTGACCATGCTCCAGTGATTGCAACAATTAAGAAAACTTAAGTTGATTGCTTGATTGCTTCCAACCTTTGTAGAGAGTTCTGTAATTTAAGAGGCTCTACGGGGTTCCATCCTCGATATGGAGAGATGCTAATAAAGAGAAACACCGCCGACATAATGACGCATACCGATGCTATTGATAGGGATACCTTCATAGCTTTAATGCTTCCAAGATGCACAATTCCAACTGAGAGTAGCAATAAAAATGAAAATACAGGAATCGATGGCCATTTCGAGATGTGGTCATTGTCGAATGCTATGGACCGCCTAATTTGACGATCATGTCGAATGGTTGCAATCGCTGATAACAACTGTTCTTGAATAGCGCCACGTTGATTTGGCTGGAAAGCAATTTGATTCACAATTTTATTTAATGCTAAAAATTCTGGTAAAGCAATATCACGCTTGCTGGCATCATTGCTTTGCATGGCGGGCCATTCTTTATCGATAACTGCGCTTACATAATTTTTTACAGCTGAACTAATTTGTAATTGATCCTGATTGGGTAAAGCTGTTGCAGTACTAACAATTAGTTCAATTGCGCTTGTTTCAGTTATTAGGTTTGTAATGGCATGCTGATGTCGATCAAAAGAATTACCCGCTAAAGTCGAGATTGCAAGACCGAAAATAAAAGAGGTAATTGATAAGAATGACGGAACAACCGCATCGGAATCATGCAGCCAGCGAGATATAGGTGATTCATTAAGGGTCCAGTAAATCGCATATGCAGTGATGGCGGTAATTGCAATAGCTGCAATGGAAAATTCCGCTAGCTCGAGTGAGTAGGCGCTCATGAGATTGATCCTAAAGCCTTGAATTGAAAGTCACAATCATAAAGCCTTTATAGGGCAATATTTCCAGGAAGCAATCTGTGGGCCGCCATAAGATAACTGCATTGCCAGATCGCCAATAGAGAGCCCTGAACCTAAAAGCATGCGTCTAATTAAATATGGATCCTGCATGGCATGGTGTCTAATATAGGTTTTAGAACCTCATTTCATCACATCCATGAAAAAAATCACTCGTCTTTCAGTTCTGGCACTCGGTACCGCCTTCGGAGTTTTATCTACCGCTGTATTTGCTGACCCTCCAGTGCAGCCTTTTTATGCGGCAGTAATGAAGATGGCCCCTGAAGGTAAATTGGGGCAGGTGATCAAGCAGGAAAAAATTGAAACATCCGTAAAAGGCGCTCAAGCCTGGAGAATTGCCTATATTTCATCCGATGTTGCTGGCCGCAAAAATATTTCAACTGGCTTAGTGGTCGCGCCAGTAGGTCAGGCTCCTGCAGGTGGTCGTCTAGTGATGACATGGGCGCATGGAACAACAGGTGCGGCGCAAAATTGTGGCCCATCACAGGTTATTGATCCAGCAGTTCCTTTGAACGAGTATTTCTTAGTTGGCGGAAATTCTTGGACAGATTATGGAATTCCAGCAGTAGAAGAATTTATTAAAGAGGGTTATGTATTGGTTGCAACCGACTACCAAGGTTTGGGTGGTGGCGGTAGGCATCAATACAGCGTTGCAGCGACTAACGGTATGGATACGCTTAATGCTGCTCGTGCCGCTGGCTCTATGAAGGAGACGGGCGCCAGTAAGAAGACCATTGTTTATGGGTGGTCACAAGGCGGCGGGGCGGTCATTGCATTGGCTGGAATGTCTGACTACATTAAGCAAGCTGGCACTGCGTTCGATGGTGTGGATATTGTTGGATTTGTGGCTCTAGCACCGCAAGATATTTCCATATTGGCTCCAGCAGGCAAACTCGATCAAGCAACAGCAGATAAATATTTGCAAGGCTCCCAAAAGATGTTTTTGGATAACGTCTTTAATTTCACCCATGCAACAATGTATTACTGGGGAACTCAAGCTGCCTTTTCTAATCTGAAATTATCAGACCTCTTTACCGATGAGGGTGTGAAAGTGGCTAACGATATTTACAGCAATAAATGTATGCATGCTGCTAGTGACACTTTTAACTTTAACTACGGTGCAAACTACGCTAGCTTATTAAAGTCAACGCCTACCAATACTCTTGCTTGGGCACAGGCAATGCTAAAGGGTGGTGTACCTGTAGCAAGGCCTGTTGCCCCAGTACAAATTTACTTTGGCACTAAAGATACCGCCGTCCCTCCAATGATGCATAAGCTCTACCAAGATCAAGTTTGCAAACTTGGCGGGAATGTTGGAAGGATGCAATTACCTGGCGAGCAGTCTCACTTTACGACCCCTGGATCATCTAAGCCATTCTATTTATCTTGGGTTAAGGATCGCGTAGCAGGTAAGCCGCTAGAGAATGCTTGCCCAAAAAATTAAAGCAGAAACTAAATCAGCAATTAATTTAAAAAATGAACTCTTGGGATTCAAAGCTCAAGAAGCTGAAAAACCACCCGAGGGTGGTTTTTCTATTTGTGTAATCTAGTAAATCAATTAAGCTAAACCACCATGCCTTAGCAGGGCATCAATACTTGGTTCTCTACCTCTAAAGGCCTTGAATGATTCAGCTGCCGGACGGCTGCCACCCACTTCCAATATCTCTTCGCGATAACGAGTACCTGTTTTTTCATCTAGGACGCTGCCAGTTAGCTTGGCGGCTTCTTCAAAAGCGGAGTAGACGTCTGCAGATAAAACTTCTGCCCATTTGTAGCTGTAATAACCTGCTGCATAGCCTCCTGCAAAAATATGGCTGAAGGTATTAATCCAGCGAGAGATAGCGGGCTGTGGGATGACATTAAATTGATCGGCAATCGCTCTCGATAAGTCGAGTACCGCTTGATCTTTTGCGTCTTTGGTATCCAAGCTGGAGTGTAGGCGCCAGTCGGTTAATGACATCACAATTTGGCGCAGAGTCATATAGCCATTTTGGAAATTCTTGGCAGCCAAGATTTTTTCAAAGAGCTCACGCGGCAGTGGTTTGCCAGTTTCAGCGTGTGCAGTCATTTTTTCTAAGACTTCCCATTCCCAGCAGAAGTTTTCCATAAACTGGCTTGGTAACTCAACCGCATCCCATTCAACCCCATTGATTCCTGAAACACCCAAGGCGCTCACTTGCGTTAAGAGGTGATGTAGCCCGTGTCCACTCTCATGGAAGAGCGTAATCACATCATCATGTGTAATGGTGGGCTGACGCAAGACGCCATCAACCTTCACTGGAGGCGCAAAGTTACAGACTAAATACGCTACAGGTACTTGGATCTCTCCATTGGGTAATACTCTGCGACCGCGGGCATCATCCATCCAAGCGCCGCCACGCTTGCCGGGGCGAGCATAGGGATCGAGATAGAAATAGGCCGCGATATTTCCCGCACCATTCTTTACTGAGAAGGATTGCACGTCAGCATGCCATGTAGGCAGGTTAGCCGCTTCAATCTTCACACCAAACAAAGTTTGGATAACCTGGAAGAGTCCATCCAATACTTTGGGTAATGGGAAATACTGTTTGAGTTCATTTTCTGAGAATGAGTAACGCTCTTGCTTCAATCTCTCAGAAGCAAATGCAACATCCCATGGCTCCAAGCCATCCGTAATTGAAAGTTCAGTTTTGGCAAACTCGGAAAGTTCTTGCCAATCCTTGAGTGCAAATGGTTTTGCTTTCTGGGTGAAATTGGTTAAGAAGGAATCCACTTCCTCAACGCTATTGGCCATCTTCGGCGCCAAGCTCAGCGCAGCATAGTTCTTAAATCCCAGCATTCGCGCTTCTTCATCGCGCAGTCTGAGTTGCTCAAGCATATTTTTTGTATTATCCAAATCCAGCTTGCCTTTGCCGTACTGTGGAGCCAGCTCTGAAGCGCGCGTGACATAGGCCTCGTACATCAAGCGACGCAACGCGCGATTTTCTGAGTACTGCATGACTGGGTAGTAAGAGGGGAAGTGCAGTGTGAATGCCCAGCCCTGCAGATTCTTTTGCTGAGCAGTATCTGCAGCTGCAGCAATAGCATCCTCGGGCAGTCCCACCAGATCAGCCTTATCGGTTACAAGATGCACAAAGCTATCGGTTGCATCTAAGACGTGGTCAGAAAAGGCCTTGCCTAGGGTTGCTTGCTCATCTTGGATTTGGGCAAAACGTGGTTTGTCTGCGTCACTCAGTTCTGCGCCGCCCAAGCGAAAATCGCGCAATGAGTTTTCAATAACTTTCTTCTGTGCTGAACTCAGTTTTGCGAAGTCAGGAGACTTACTGAGTTCTTTGAATTTTTTGTAGAGATCTAAATTCTGCCCAAGACTCGAAAAGAAAGCAGTTACTTTAGGTAGCATTGCGCCATAGGCGGCTCGTAATTCTGGTGTATCAGCAACACTATTGAGGTGAGAGATCACACCCCAGGATCTACCTAAAGATTCTGTAGCGTCTTCCAATGGCTCAGCCAAGGCATCCCAAGATGTCACTGTATTTGGATTTACTGCAACATCCACTGCGTCCTGCGCATGCTTCAAAAGGTATTCAATTGCAGGGGCAATATGCTCAGGCTTTACTTCAGAGTAGGCGGCAATGCCTCGTCCAAAAGTAACCAGAGGATTGTTTTGTAATTCAGCGGGGAGGGTATTAGTGAGGGATATAGTCATCCCTCTAGCTTAATGGACTGGGAGCAATTTTGCCAAAAGTCCCAGTCAAATCCTTAGTGCTTTGATGCCTTTTCAGCTGCTTCTAAGGTATTCATCAGCAACATCGTGATGGTCATAGGGCCGACGCCACCAGGAACCGGGGTTATCCAGCCGGCAACATATTTGGCTGTATCAAAATCAACATCACCACAAAGCTTGCCATCTGGCAGGCGATTAATGCCTACATCAATCACTACCGCACCATTTTTGACCATGTCACCAGTGATCATCTTTGGTTTGCCAGTGGCAACCACCAAGATGTCGGCATCCTTTGTATGGTGTGCCAGGTCACGTGTTTTGCTATTGCAGATGGTTACAGTTGCACCAGCTTGTAATAGCAACATGGCCATTGGTTTGCCTACGATATTCGATGCACCCACAATCACAGCGCGAGCGCCGCGAATTGGATACTCAATACTCTCTAGAATCTTCATGCAGCCATAAGGCGTGCATGGCTTGAATTCTGGTTGACCAACCATCAATGCACCGGCATTCGCAACGTGAAAGCCATCCACATCTTTCTCAGGAGCAATCGCCTCAAGGACGCGTTCGGATGCGATGTGCTCTGGTAATGGCAGTTGTACCAAGATCCCATGGATCGCCGGATCTGCATTCAGGGTTGCAATTCGAGCTAGTAACTCTTCCTCGCCAAGCTCAGCAGAGTAGCGCTCTAAAACAGAATGAAAACCAACATCTTCACAGGCTTTGACTTTATTGCGGACATACACAGCGCTGGCAGGATTATCACCAACTACGATCACGGCTAAGCCAGGACGAGTGCCTTTGGCAGTAACGATTGCACCACGCGCTGCAATCTCTGTACGAAGCTTCTTAGAAAGTGCGTTGCCGTCTAATAATTGCGCTGGCATCTCAATATCCCGATATTAATTAGGTTGTGGGTCGGATAAAGCCAGACGGAGCAGGTCTGCCACAGTATTGACGTTGAGCTTTTCCATGATATTGGCACGGTGTGCTTCAACAGTCTTGATAGAAATACCAAGATCGTCAGCAATTTGTTTATTTAAGCGGCCGGCAACAATACGCTCGAGCACTTGACGTTCACGACCAGTCAGCTTGCTGAGTAAGCTTTGAGTAATTTTGCGTTGGCTTGCTTGCGAGTAATCAATGCGAGCTTTAGCAAGCATGCGATCTACTAAACCACAAAGATCATTTTCTTTAAAAGGTTTTTCAATGAAATCCACAGCACCGCGTTTCATGGTGGAGACTGCCATGGAAACATCGCCGTGACCGGTAATGAAGGCAACAGGCATTGGCAAGTTTTCACTAGTAAGGCGCTCTTGTAATTCAAGACCAGACATACCAGGCATACGCACATCCAAAATGGCGCAAGAGATAGTGGACTTATCGGTGCTTTGTAAAGACTGCAAGAAACGTTCAGCACTTGCATGACAACGCACAACATAGCCGTTGCCTTCTAAAAGCCAAGTGAGGGAGTCTCTAACTGCTTCATCATCATCCACAACGTAGACAACTTCAGCTTGGTTTGGTTTTGCAGTGGCACTTAAGTTCATATCAGTTCTCGCGAGGTAAACCTATAAATTCAATATTAAGTAATGGCCTTGGTTTCAGGGGATTCCAGGGGTAGAAGTATTGTAAAGGTGCAGCCAGCCAGCTTGGTCTGTTCCGAGTCTTTGATGTTGGTGGCCCAAAGCCTGCCATGGTGGGATTCAATAATAGAGCGGCAGATATTGAGTCCCATGCCCATGCCATCGGATTTGGTGCTAAAAAAGGGCTCAAACATGTGTTCCAGGACATTTTCAGGTATTCCGCCCCCGCCGTCGGTGACTTGAATTCGGAGCATGGCGGGGAAAATGCTGGTGTCTAAATCAACAGCAATCTTCACTGTCGGAGCTGACCAGCGCGAGGAGAGGGGGTATGCCTCACGCACGCTATCAAGAGCATTTTTCAGGAGATTGACCACGACCTGCAAAATGAGGACTGGATCGAGATTGACTACCGGAAGATTTTCAGCAATCTCCGAGGTAATGCTCAAGCGGTGTCGATGCGCCTCAATTTCAACCAGACCAACTGCGTCATTAATGATTTCAGAAACGCTTGCTGCCTTGCGCTGAGGTTCACTGCGCTTTACGAAGCCTCGAATTCGTTGAATGATGGTGCCAGCACGATGAGCTTGTTCAGAGGCTTTTGCCAGCGCTGGCAGTATATCTTTGGTAATGGAGGGATCCAAATTGCCATCTAAGCGTTTTGCCACTCCGTTGCAGTAATTTGAAATCGCGGAGAGTGGCTGGTTCAATTCATGGGCTAACGAAGAGGCCATTTCACCCATGGTGGTGAGGCGACTAGTAAACTGCATGCGCTCTTGTTGTTGGAGCGCTAAATCATCAGCCTCTTTACGAGCGGTGATATCGGTAGCAACTAGTAATTGTGCGAGATGGCCGTCTACCCATGGAATAAAGCGTCGCCTGACCTCAAACCACTTATTGCTGCTATCAGTCAATTGCACTTCTTCTGACTCTGATTCTTGATAAAGAAATGAGGTTGGAATGCCATCACGTATGTAGTCTTGTAGATCCTGCGCAATATTGTGCAAAGTCGCAATTTCATTATCTTGGTGAGCTAATTGAAAGTGCCCCCTGGAATCATTGCCAAAATTTTCTCGGTAGAAGCGGTTTGCAAATAGTAGTTCATCAGTTTCCAAGGAGACAACAGACACTGCTGCATCTAGGCTTTCTAGAACGGTAGTAAATCGCTCTTGTGATGCAGCCAATTCTTCACGAATCTTTTTTGGCTCCGAAATATCGATTAAGGAAGTTACCCAGCCAGTCTGCTTACCTTTTTCATTAATCAAGGGTGCAATAAATGTACGGGTTTGGATCAGGGTTCCATCGCGCTTCAGAATGGCACCCTCGATACCAATTTTCATGCTGCCGCTGATATCGGATTTCAGGGCACGATTCATTTTTTCTACAAGCTCATCCCTTCTGCTATCTGGCCAAAATGGAAATGGTGGGGTGAGGCCCATTAACTCTTCCGAGGTCCAGCCTGTCATTTCGCAAAAGGCCCGATTGACATAGGTGATTCGCTTCTCCATATCGTGAGCGCGAATACCCACTGGAGTGGAGTTCTCCATTGCGTTACGAAAGCTGGTTTCTGTGCGCAGACTTGCTTCTGCTTCCTGGCGCACTTGCATTTGCTTGAGCACTGACCACAAACTCCAAATCACGAAGATGCTTAATCCCAATACAACGCCAATTAACATCCTGAAGGTGAGGTTGGTAGGCGGAGGATAGGTGTCAATCCGCAGCGTGAGGTTCGGGCTTAAGACGCCGATATCTAAGCTAGTCTGATTGCTAAATGCTCTTTTAGGAGTTCCTTTATCAGAGGAGATTGCTAGGACTTTTTCGTTATCGGTGATGAGGGTAAACCGATAGTGGGACTTGAGCTCTCCAGGAATGACATCCAAAATCCCTTGAGTGGTGTAGAGCGCCGCCAAGTAACCCACAATTTCTCCGCTTACTATATTGGGAACTACTTGCCAGAAAACGATTTTTCTCTCCGCATTGATTGGCTCATCGCCCGGTAGATTGAGGGAAATAAAAGGACTAAAGGCAGCTCTACTGGTTACTCTACTTAATTCAATGGTGGATGTAAGACTGGAATTAACGGGTTGATCATTTTGACTCTTAGTAATCCAGTCTGGTTTGCCAATTTCGGTTGGCGCAACCCACTGTCGTTGACTTTGATTGTTCAGCCAGATTATTTTGATGATTTCATGAT is a window from the Polynucleobacter sp. MWH-Aus1W21 genome containing:
- the folD gene encoding bifunctional methylenetetrahydrofolate dehydrogenase/methenyltetrahydrofolate cyclohydrolase FolD, encoding MPAQLLDGNALSKKLRTEIAARGAIVTAKGTRPGLAVIVVGDNPASAVYVRNKVKACEDVGFHSVLERYSAELGEEELLARIATLNADPAIHGILVQLPLPEHIASERVLEAIAPEKDVDGFHVANAGALMVGQPEFKPCTPYGCMKILESIEYPIRGARAVIVGASNIVGKPMAMLLLQAGATVTICNSKTRDLAHHTKDADILVVATGKPKMITGDMVKNGAVVIDVGINRLPDGKLCGDVDFDTAKYVAGWITPVPGGVGPMTITMLLMNTLEAAEKASKH
- a CDS encoding M3 family metallopeptidase, giving the protein MTISLTNTLPAELQNNPLVTFGRGIAAYSEVKPEHIAPAIEYLLKHAQDAVDVAVNPNTVTSWDALAEPLEDATESLGRSWGVISHLNSVADTPELRAAYGAMLPKVTAFFSSLGQNLDLYKKFKELSKSPDFAKLSSAQKKVIENSLRDFRLGGAELSDADKPRFAQIQDEQATLGKAFSDHVLDATDSFVHLVTDKADLVGLPEDAIAAAADTAQQKNLQGWAFTLHFPSYYPVMQYSENRALRRLMYEAYVTRASELAPQYGKGKLDLDNTKNMLEQLRLRDEEARMLGFKNYAALSLAPKMANSVEEVDSFLTNFTQKAKPFALKDWQELSEFAKTELSITDGLEPWDVAFASERLKQERYSFSENELKQYFPLPKVLDGLFQVIQTLFGVKIEAANLPTWHADVQSFSVKNGAGNIAAYFYLDPYARPGKRGGAWMDDARGRRVLPNGEIQVPVAYLVCNFAPPVKVDGVLRQPTITHDDVITLFHESGHGLHHLLTQVSALGVSGINGVEWDAVELPSQFMENFCWEWEVLEKMTAHAETGKPLPRELFEKILAAKNFQNGYMTLRQIVMSLTDWRLHSSLDTKDAKDQAVLDLSRAIADQFNVIPQPAISRWINTFSHIFAGGYAAGYYSYKWAEVLSADVYSAFEEAAKLTGSVLDEKTGTRYREEILEVGGSRPAAESFKAFRGREPSIDALLRHGGLA
- a CDS encoding PAS domain S-box protein, which gives rise to MKVSASTNLFLRPLKWLRKIRGFRLVYTPLIAIVIFTAVMGIILGTLHLQEKTQQEAALFRELSFAKQRIQSRFASNLDALTTINREVAASEDQVRLKQIAKEQADDLALNNHEIIKIIWLNNQSQRQWVAPTEIGKPDWITKSQNDQPVNSSLTSTIELSRVTSRAAFSPFISLNLPGDEPINAERKIVFWQVVPNIVSGEIVGYLAALYTTQGILDVIPGELKSHYRFTLITDNEKVLAISSDKGTPKRAFSNQTSLDIGVLSPNLTLRIDTYPPPTNLTFRMLIGVVLGLSIFVIWSLWSVLKQMQVRQEAEASLRTETSFRNAMENSTPVGIRAHDMEKRITYVNRAFCEMTGWTSEELMGLTPPFPFWPDSRRDELVEKMNRALKSDISGSMKIGIEGAILKRDGTLIQTRTFIAPLINEKGKQTGWVTSLIDISEPKKIREELAASQERFTTVLESLDAAVSVVSLETDELLFANRFYRENFGNDSRGHFQLAHQDNEIATLHNIAQDLQDYIRDGIPTSFLYQESESEEVQLTDSSNKWFEVRRRFIPWVDGHLAQLLVATDITARKEADDLALQQQERMQFTSRLTTMGEMASSLAHELNQPLSAISNYCNGVAKRLDGNLDPSITKDILPALAKASEQAHRAGTIIQRIRGFVKRSEPQRKAASVSEIINDAVGLVEIEAHRHRLSITSEIAENLPVVNLDPVLILQVVVNLLKNALDSVREAYPLSSRWSAPTVKIAVDLDTSIFPAMLRIQVTDGGGGIPENVLEHMFEPFFSTKSDGMGMGLNICRSIIESHHGRLWATNIKDSEQTKLAGCTFTILLPLESPETKAIT
- a CDS encoding response regulator transcription factor; amino-acid sequence: MNLSATAKPNQAEVVYVVDDDEAVRDSLTWLLEGNGYVVRCHASAERFLQSLQSTDKSTISCAILDVRMPGMSGLELQERLTSENLPMPVAFITGHGDVSMAVSTMKRGAVDFIEKPFKENDLCGLVDRMLAKARIDYSQASQRKITQSLLSKLTGRERQVLERIVAGRLNKQIADDLGISIKTVEAHRANIMEKLNVNTVADLLRLALSDPQPN